Proteins encoded together in one Streptomyces sp. B1I3 window:
- the murG gene encoding undecaprenyldiphospho-muramoylpentapeptide beta-N-acetylglucosaminyltransferase, whose protein sequence is MHVVLAGGGTAGHIEPALALADALRRQDPAVGITALGTERGLETRLVPERGYELALIPAVPLPRKPTPELITVPGRLRGTIKAAEQILERTRADCVVGFGGYVALPGYLAAKRAGVPIVVHEANARPGLANKIGSRYAHGVAVSTPDSKLRGARYIGIPLRRTIATLDRARVRPEARAAFGLDPNLPTLLVSGGSQGARHLNEVVQRVAPLLQRSGIQILHVVGPKNELPRIDNMPGMPPYIPVPYVDRMDLAYAAADMMLCRAGAMTVAELSAVGLPAAYVPLPIGNGEQRLNAQPVVNAGGGLLVDDAALTPEWVQGNVLPVLSDPHRLYEMSRAAAEFGRRDADDLLVGMVYEAIAARRQA, encoded by the coding sequence CATGTCGTACTCGCCGGTGGGGGGACCGCCGGCCACATCGAGCCCGCGCTTGCCCTCGCAGACGCCCTGCGCAGGCAGGACCCGGCCGTGGGAATCACTGCCCTCGGCACGGAACGCGGACTCGAGACCAGGCTCGTACCCGAGCGGGGGTACGAGCTGGCACTGATCCCTGCCGTGCCGCTGCCGCGCAAGCCCACCCCTGAGCTGATCACCGTCCCGGGGCGGCTGCGCGGCACCATCAAGGCCGCCGAGCAGATCCTGGAACGCACCAGGGCGGACTGCGTGGTCGGCTTCGGCGGCTACGTCGCCCTGCCCGGCTACCTGGCCGCCAAGCGGGCGGGTGTCCCGATCGTCGTCCACGAGGCGAACGCCCGGCCGGGTCTCGCCAACAAGATCGGCTCGCGGTACGCCCACGGGGTCGCCGTCTCCACCCCGGACAGCAAGCTGCGCGGCGCCCGCTACATCGGCATCCCGCTGCGCCGGACCATCGCCACCCTCGACCGGGCCCGGGTCCGCCCGGAGGCGCGCGCCGCCTTCGGCCTCGACCCCAACCTGCCGACGCTGCTGGTATCCGGCGGATCGCAGGGCGCCCGGCACCTCAACGAGGTCGTGCAGCGGGTCGCGCCGCTGCTGCAGCGCTCCGGGATCCAGATCCTCCACGTGGTCGGTCCCAAGAACGAATTGCCGCGCATCGACAACATGCCCGGGATGCCGCCCTACATCCCGGTACCGTACGTGGACCGGATGGACCTCGCGTACGCGGCGGCCGACATGATGCTCTGCCGTGCGGGTGCGATGACCGTCGCCGAGCTCTCCGCCGTCGGGCTGCCCGCCGCCTACGTCCCGTTGCCGATCGGCAACGGGGAACAGCGGCTCAACGCCCAGCCGGTGGTCAACGCGGGCGGCGGCCTGCTGGTGGACGACGCGGCGCTCACCCCCGAGTGGGTGCAGGGCAACGTCCTCCCGGTGCTGTCGGATCCGCACCGGCTGTACGAAATGTCCCGGGCCGCGGCCGAGTTCGGGCGACGGGACGCCGACGACCTGCTCGTCGGCATGGTGTACGAGGCGATTGCCGCACGCCGCCAGGCGTGA
- a CDS encoding cell division protein FtsQ/DivIB, with amino-acid sequence MAGPTTAQRGEAKRADTPARPPHIGPRGRRLTGRVRLVLAAVVVALVAAGTVWVLYGSSWLRVERVTTTGTDVLTPAEVKAVAAVPVGSPLVSVDLDAMEARLRKKLPRIDSVEVVRSWPHGIDLEVTERKPVLLVEKGGKFIEVDAKGVHFATVGKAPGHVPLLELSPDQPASLRRFGSDRLLREAVRVAGDLPGKLAAETDVVQITSYDAVVLRLTRDRAVMWGSSEEGPVKARVLTALMKASPKAGHFDVSAPSAPAASES; translated from the coding sequence GTGGCCGGACCGACGACCGCCCAGCGCGGTGAAGCCAAGCGGGCCGACACCCCGGCCCGTCCGCCGCACATCGGCCCCCGGGGGCGCCGGCTGACCGGCCGGGTGCGACTGGTCCTGGCCGCCGTTGTCGTGGCGCTGGTCGCCGCGGGAACGGTCTGGGTGCTCTACGGCTCCTCCTGGCTACGGGTCGAGCGGGTGACGACCACGGGCACCGACGTGCTGACGCCGGCGGAGGTGAAGGCGGTGGCGGCGGTTCCGGTCGGATCCCCGCTGGTCTCCGTGGACCTCGACGCCATGGAGGCCAGGTTGCGCAAGAAGCTTCCCCGCATCGACTCGGTCGAGGTCGTGCGGTCATGGCCGCACGGAATCGATCTGGAAGTGACCGAACGCAAGCCGGTCCTGCTGGTCGAAAAGGGCGGAAAGTTCATTGAAGTGGACGCCAAGGGCGTGCACTTCGCCACCGTCGGCAAGGCGCCGGGGCACGTGCCCCTGCTCGAACTGTCGCCGGATCAGCCGGCCAGTCTGCGCCGCTTCGGCAGTGACCGTCTGTTGCGTGAGGCGGTGAGGGTCGCGGGAGACCTGCCGGGAAAGCTGGCCGCGGAGACCGATGTCGTGCAGATCACCTCGTACGATGCCGTTGTTCTCCGGTTGACCCGGGATCGCGCCGTTATGTGGGGCAGTAGTGAAGAAGGGCCCGTCAAGGCGCGCGTTCTGACCGCTCTCATGAAAGCGTCTCCCAAAGCGGGGCACTTCGACGTGAGCGCGCCCAGCGCGCCCGCCGCGTCGGAGAGTTGA